A stretch of the Candidatus Saccharimonadales bacterium genome encodes the following:
- a CDS encoding DNA cytosine methyltransferase, which produces MGKKQKKLTSIEVCAGAGGQALGLEMAGFDHVALVEYDARCCETLKLNRPEWNVIEEDLNKFDGKPYAGVDLVAGGVPCPPFSHAGKQLGHLDERDLFPAALKLVEDTKPKAVLLENVRGLLDPKFEDYREKILARLKELGYKAEWKLIQAASHGVPQLRPRSILVALRPEYWEYFKWPDARPIEDQVTVGEALYEEMASNGWKLADEWKMTANKVAPTLVGGSKKHGGADLGPTRAKAAWAKLGVDGKGVADEAPHEDFEGMPRLTVQMTAIVQGFPKNWKLAGRKTSAYKQVGNAFPPPVAAQVGTAISNALLMVPIQTTVTTTDDEDEDASQIPAGLVSSEAPAAL; this is translated from the coding sequence ATGGGGAAAAAGCAGAAGAAACTGACATCTATTGAAGTGTGTGCGGGAGCCGGTGGGCAGGCTCTAGGATTAGAGATGGCTGGCTTCGACCATGTTGCCCTAGTTGAATATGATGCTCGCTGCTGCGAGACCCTTAAATTGAACCGACCTGAGTGGAATGTCATCGAGGAAGACCTTAACAAATTTGACGGCAAACCTTACGCAGGTGTCGATTTAGTAGCTGGTGGCGTGCCTTGCCCTCCGTTCTCCCATGCTGGCAAACAGCTTGGCCACTTAGATGAGCGTGACTTGTTTCCTGCCGCACTGAAGCTCGTAGAGGACACAAAGCCTAAGGCTGTATTATTGGAAAATGTTCGTGGATTGCTAGACCCCAAGTTTGAAGATTACCGGGAAAAAATATTAGCCAGACTTAAAGAACTGGGATATAAGGCTGAATGGAAACTAATCCAGGCTGCTAGTCATGGCGTTCCACAGTTGAGGCCGCGTTCCATACTAGTTGCTTTACGTCCTGAATACTGGGAATACTTTAAATGGCCGGATGCACGCCCCATAGAAGATCAAGTTACTGTAGGTGAAGCGCTGTATGAAGAAATGGCTAGTAACGGCTGGAAACTTGCCGACGAATGGAAAATGACGGCTAACAAGGTTGCTCCTACATTAGTAGGAGGATCCAAGAAGCATGGCGGAGCTGATTTAGGCCCGACACGAGCGAAGGCTGCATGGGCAAAATTGGGTGTTGACGGCAAGGGTGTAGCAGACGAGGCTCCTCATGAGGATTTCGAAGGCATGCCACGACTAACGGTTCAAATGACGGCCATAGTGCAAGGCTTCCCTAAAAATTGGAAGCTAGCAGGGCGCAAGACCAGCGCCTACAAGCAAGTCGGTAATGCCTTTCCGCCGCCAGTCGCAGCTCAAGTCGGTACCGCAATTAGTAATGCATTGCTGATGGTTCCTATTCAAACGACTGTTACGACTACTGATGATGAGGATGAAGACGCTAGTCAGATTCCGGCTGGGCTTGTTTCTTCCGAAGCTCCTGCTGCCTTATAG
- a CDS encoding tyrosine-type recombinase/integrase produces the protein MIQSRNYRYWKPAVNNVKRIKPNSSMLQTSLVEYSLLERFLGQVFSKADISFETQLEYQARSIEFMHLLQMQGVNINSLLDYKRLLATDNSTSVSTKNKRLTVARLILREAYRRGMLDRDITVGVKNFKQSGLHKTNGLDSRDIKKIRDWFHDGQPLTSRRIRTYALLLLLSYQGFRQIEICRLRYEDIDFNNSRAMVQGKGQHDKQPVHLHEAVIEILRLYCAEYAVASGPLFFSTSNSSYGMPLTTRGLRRIVMTVLERLEIDRTVHGFRHYYCTQLVKAYRGDLFRVMQFTRHKNLAMLQVYNDEVLHEAQYPIHDRIFTGVL, from the coding sequence ATGATTCAGAGTCGCAATTACCGGTACTGGAAGCCAGCGGTGAATAACGTGAAGCGCATAAAGCCGAACTCATCGATGTTGCAGACCAGCTTGGTTGAATATTCGCTCTTGGAGCGGTTTCTCGGGCAAGTATTCAGTAAGGCCGACATTAGCTTTGAAACCCAGCTTGAATATCAGGCACGCTCAATTGAATTCATGCATCTTCTTCAGATGCAGGGAGTGAATATTAACTCGTTGCTCGACTATAAACGGCTTCTTGCCACTGATAACTCCACGAGTGTTTCTACCAAAAACAAACGTCTAACCGTTGCACGACTGATTCTGAGAGAAGCTTACCGGAGGGGCATGTTGGATCGTGACATCACGGTAGGGGTAAAGAACTTCAAGCAAAGTGGTCTCCACAAGACCAATGGATTAGATAGCCGCGACATCAAAAAGATTAGGGACTGGTTCCATGATGGGCAACCGCTTACAAGCCGACGTATTCGCACATATGCGCTGCTGCTTTTGTTGTCTTACCAGGGCTTCCGCCAAATCGAAATATGCAGGCTTCGGTATGAGGATATTGATTTCAACAACTCTAGGGCTATGGTTCAAGGAAAGGGACAGCATGATAAGCAGCCTGTGCACTTGCATGAAGCGGTTATTGAAATCCTTCGGCTGTATTGCGCTGAATATGCCGTCGCGAGCGGTCCACTGTTCTTTAGCACCAGTAACAGTTCTTACGGCATGCCCTTAACCACTAGAGGGCTACGGCGCATAGTCATGACTGTATTGGAAAGGCTGGAGATAGACCGGACCGTTCATGGCTTTAGGCATTACTACTGCACGCAGCTTGTTAAGGCTTATCGGGGAGACTTGTTCAGGGTGATGCAGTTTACTCGCCATAAGAACTTAGCGATGCTCCAGGTTTATAACGATGAGGTACTCCACGAAGCACAGTATCCGATACATGACCGTATATTCACCGGCGTGCTTTAG
- a CDS encoding HNH endonuclease signature motif containing protein, which yields MQYDLPDPDSEELLELVHNTSERGIYRALYENRDRSLTMAQIRSEMGLQSGEQEQLGRRLRSLYANFEIEGSRNGNDYQYKLVARREIALNTESISNRVRAEVLQDQRCVQCGKTPSEDHVRLHVDHKIPQAWGGTNDIENLQALCSDCNEGKKNLYATYDEFADKIKLAANYDEVHQRIGELLKAFNGKPVPAELVEIVAKSKQYQDDWQKRMRELRELGWEYSFTKKREGDRVRSSFILEKWNPWPEGSIRAAIRQQELRKKQAQPESD from the coding sequence ATGCAATATGACCTACCTGACCCAGATTCCGAAGAGCTTCTCGAATTAGTGCACAATACATCAGAACGAGGCATTTACAGGGCTTTATACGAGAATCGTGACCGGTCTCTGACGATGGCGCAAATCCGTTCAGAAATGGGCCTACAATCTGGCGAACAGGAACAGCTAGGACGACGGCTTAGGAGCCTGTATGCCAACTTTGAAATTGAAGGTAGTAGAAATGGGAATGATTACCAATATAAACTCGTAGCAAGACGTGAAATCGCCCTCAACACAGAATCCATCAGTAATAGGGTCAGGGCGGAAGTTCTCCAAGACCAGCGGTGTGTGCAGTGTGGTAAAACACCTAGCGAAGACCATGTGCGGTTGCATGTCGACCACAAGATCCCACAGGCATGGGGCGGTACAAACGACATAGAAAATCTTCAAGCTTTATGCTCCGACTGCAATGAGGGTAAGAAAAATTTGTATGCCACCTATGATGAGTTCGCAGACAAGATTAAGTTGGCTGCAAACTATGACGAAGTCCACCAGCGGATTGGCGAATTATTGAAGGCTTTCAATGGCAAGCCAGTGCCAGCTGAACTCGTCGAAATTGTGGCAAAGTCAAAGCAGTATCAAGACGACTGGCAAAAACGCATGCGTGAGCTTCGAGAACTTGGCTGGGAGTATTCATTCACTAAGAAACGTGAGGGCGACCGAGTACGGTCTTCGTTCATACTGGAAAAATGGAATCCCTGGCCGGAAGGCAGTATCCGTGCAGCTATAAGGCAGCAGGAGCTTCGGAAGAAACAAGCCCAGCCGGAATCTGACTAG
- a CDS encoding S8 family peptidase: MPSKYDHIRLPNSLIGTPATHTPTAPTPFGQPLPGFPDQAAYKHRLASEVNKLKRYEEAVLPQKRLDSDKEVVDIKLRFQGAANKGLIKRYGVAVYAKYDDTPEGQEHTNEVVLGKVSNRRLPRQARSNYEQLSLDLDNYIQTDEGRSKFGLIEELVPLDVKEVTDPELLAKLEAQQDEEYIDIVFGDDRATSARKFEDMQDWLGDSFISEVNTELVHYCRVHIDKDKLEEVVASYSGIIGIEKPIEVILSSGTQKAMDGSYELVDETEGSNPVLILDYPVNTDHELLAPACMDQVGDEYVTGGETHGNQVASLVVHGTKLNSSGRLVMDNKVRPINVFPLVNGKRLLNEQAIIDAVQKNTAPDRVLIANFSVNNYGFYDRRKIHRLTVLFDELSVKHNCIFVVSAGNLFTGWPQPVIDQVLDMGYPNYFNHPITCVLPPADGLNPISVGSIAYRSSPNSLAGPKEPTPITRRGFLKTKGYHLVKPDLMHYDSNFDTNFSSEDDGPYMAHPDGGLIRGPGTSFATPLVAHDLAVLSKKYPAYTANSLKALLIHFAQPLASAQISDENMLKALTGHGLPDLDRTLNSLSTSTTIIIEDTIKVNSRKRVKIPIPAALAGSSRKRLRLRKTLVYNPLVNPVAPGLYNPILISAKIVRSDDQPVDNGTTQSYLDGAAKKANVKSYPTVEKNTREHMGVFWQLEVTAEALNDQVDASLIQSYSVAITIEDMVHDEATDIYQEISQMIDVEVGVSVEV; encoded by the coding sequence ATGCCAAGTAAATACGACCATATACGACTTCCTAATTCTTTAATCGGTACGCCTGCGACACACACGCCGACCGCTCCGACGCCATTCGGCCAACCGTTACCTGGCTTTCCTGACCAGGCTGCCTATAAACACCGGCTTGCAAGCGAAGTTAACAAATTGAAGCGGTACGAAGAAGCCGTTTTGCCACAGAAGAGGCTCGATTCAGACAAGGAAGTAGTGGATATTAAGCTACGATTCCAAGGTGCGGCGAATAAAGGTCTTATTAAGCGCTATGGTGTTGCAGTGTATGCAAAATACGATGACACTCCAGAGGGTCAGGAGCATACCAACGAGGTTGTGCTTGGTAAGGTCAGTAATCGTCGGTTGCCACGACAGGCGAGGTCTAACTACGAACAATTGAGCTTGGATCTCGATAATTATATACAGACAGACGAGGGTAGGTCCAAGTTTGGGCTTATCGAGGAGCTGGTGCCGCTTGATGTAAAGGAAGTTACTGACCCCGAACTGCTCGCCAAGCTTGAAGCTCAGCAAGATGAAGAATATATCGATATAGTTTTTGGTGATGACCGAGCTACAAGTGCCAGGAAGTTCGAGGATATGCAGGACTGGCTCGGCGACAGCTTCATTAGTGAGGTTAATACTGAGCTGGTTCACTATTGTAGGGTGCACATCGACAAGGACAAATTAGAAGAAGTAGTGGCTTCGTATTCGGGAATTATTGGCATCGAAAAGCCAATCGAGGTCATACTGAGCAGCGGTACTCAAAAAGCCATGGACGGAAGCTATGAGCTGGTCGATGAGACTGAGGGTAGCAACCCCGTGCTGATACTCGACTACCCAGTGAATACCGACCATGAGTTGTTAGCCCCTGCGTGCATGGATCAGGTTGGCGATGAGTATGTAACCGGCGGCGAAACGCACGGCAACCAGGTCGCCAGCCTTGTAGTTCATGGCACAAAGCTCAATTCGAGTGGCCGGCTAGTAATGGACAATAAGGTTAGACCAATCAATGTCTTTCCACTCGTAAATGGGAAGAGGCTACTAAACGAGCAGGCAATAATTGATGCAGTTCAAAAAAACACTGCTCCCGATAGAGTTCTTATAGCCAATTTCTCAGTCAATAATTATGGATTTTATGACCGTCGGAAAATTCATCGGCTCACTGTACTATTTGATGAACTGTCCGTAAAGCATAATTGCATCTTCGTAGTATCGGCAGGAAATCTGTTTACTGGCTGGCCTCAGCCCGTGATTGACCAAGTTTTGGACATGGGCTACCCAAACTATTTCAATCACCCGATAACCTGCGTATTGCCACCGGCCGATGGGCTTAATCCAATTTCCGTTGGCTCGATTGCGTACAGGTCTAGTCCCAACTCATTAGCTGGCCCGAAGGAACCAACGCCTATTACTCGTCGAGGATTCTTGAAGACAAAGGGCTATCATCTCGTCAAGCCTGACTTGATGCATTATGATTCTAACTTTGACACAAACTTCTCATCTGAGGATGACGGTCCTTATATGGCGCACCCAGACGGTGGGCTCATCCGTGGCCCTGGGACTAGCTTCGCTACACCACTGGTGGCTCACGATCTAGCCGTGCTTTCCAAAAAGTACCCGGCGTACACCGCAAACTCATTAAAAGCCCTGCTGATACACTTCGCGCAGCCGCTGGCATCAGCCCAGATTAGTGACGAAAATATGCTTAAAGCTTTAACCGGTCATGGCCTTCCAGACCTTGACCGTACGCTGAACTCACTGAGCACATCGACCACGATTATCATTGAGGACACGATAAAGGTGAATAGTCGCAAACGGGTTAAGATACCCATTCCGGCCGCATTGGCGGGTTCATCGCGCAAAAGGCTGCGATTGCGTAAGACGCTGGTATATAACCCTCTTGTTAATCCAGTTGCGCCTGGACTGTACAATCCAATCTTAATATCTGCGAAGATTGTCAGGAGTGATGACCAGCCCGTTGATAATGGCACGACTCAAAGCTATCTTGATGGGGCTGCCAAAAAAGCAAATGTTAAAAGCTATCCGACAGTCGAAAAAAATACAAGGGAGCACATGGGTGTATTTTGGCAGCTTGAAGTAACGGCGGAGGCGTTAAATGACCAGGTTGACGCAAGCCTAATTCAGTCATATAGCGTTGCGATTACTATCGAAGATATGGTGCATGATGAGGCTACTGACATATATCAGGAAATATCTCAGATGATTGATGTTGAAGTCGGCGTAAGCGTGGAAGTTTAA
- a CDS encoding GIY-YIG nuclease family protein — translation MEANIETELTKHYWLYALKLEDDKYYVGITTKADPGSRIKMHGGFYGAKWTHKHKPVETLETRELGFVTETEAARQEQVLTLDYMKRYGYKNVRGGTLSYSGNYTKLGDRYFTEEQWYAFRAVSILTFLMLLTLIAILFQKFSD, via the coding sequence ATGGAAGCAAACATAGAAACAGAGCTGACAAAACACTACTGGCTATATGCATTAAAACTTGAGGATGACAAATACTATGTCGGCATAACAACCAAAGCTGACCCTGGTTCAAGGATAAAAATGCATGGTGGCTTTTACGGTGCTAAATGGACTCATAAACACAAGCCAGTTGAAACGCTTGAGACAAGAGAACTTGGTTTCGTTACTGAAACTGAAGCGGCTAGGCAGGAGCAAGTACTTACACTTGACTACATGAAGCGGTATGGCTACAAAAACGTCCGTGGCGGCACGCTAAGTTATAGCGGCAATTATACGAAACTTGGGGACCGTTATTTTACTGAGGAGCAATGGTACGCGTTCCGAGCGGTCAGTATTTTAACTTTCTTGATGCTGCTCACACTTATTGCCATCTTATTTCAGAAGTTCAGTGACTGA
- a CDS encoding ATP-binding protein — protein sequence MNTESVINLAKLGLSGDKVALLDYLKFLAADSANKKKISLYHGLVEIIESQENQVVMASGYTRQNSASQENLWFNKVMQKRLDKLVNLCEDPTMPASLKGKFNKILLYGPPGTGKTTVGFYIAQRLNRKLEYVKVSDVISFKFGETLKNMANIFEDKGNSIIFIDEFDAFAKSRSDTNDVGELKRIVNSLIQTLDVVSSDRIVIVATNLVDTIDPAILRRFPIKLNIPELTKKDIKDYVDFLLEEVFKEQLQVKPVEKTLLVDLLFAANLRTVDAIKGVFESAQISIHINKKNLGDISDILEAATTDGILTADIIKKIHDTNPEMLKKLMTYLTSNVTKSDVADFLGIHRNSLINYAK from the coding sequence ATGAATACTGAATCTGTAATCAATTTGGCAAAGCTGGGTTTGTCGGGAGACAAGGTCGCCCTACTTGACTACCTTAAATTTTTGGCAGCTGACAGCGCCAACAAGAAGAAAATCAGCCTTTATCACGGCTTAGTGGAGATTATCGAATCTCAAGAAAACCAGGTGGTAATGGCCTCGGGATACACCCGACAGAACAGCGCTTCTCAAGAGAATCTTTGGTTCAATAAGGTAATGCAAAAACGGTTGGACAAGCTCGTTAATTTGTGTGAAGATCCGACAATGCCCGCTTCTTTAAAGGGTAAATTCAATAAAATTCTCTTGTATGGACCTCCTGGCACTGGCAAGACTACGGTCGGATTCTACATTGCACAGCGACTCAATAGGAAACTGGAATATGTGAAAGTATCAGACGTTATATCTTTCAAGTTTGGTGAGACGCTCAAAAATATGGCGAACATTTTTGAAGATAAGGGCAATTCGATAATCTTCATCGATGAATTCGATGCTTTCGCTAAAAGCCGCTCGGACACTAATGACGTTGGTGAATTGAAAAGGATCGTGAACTCGCTGATACAGACCCTTGACGTAGTATCGAGCGACCGAATAGTGATTGTAGCGACCAATCTTGTTGACACGATTGACCCTGCAATTCTAAGAAGATTTCCCATTAAGCTGAATATCCCAGAACTTACCAAAAAAGATATAAAGGACTATGTGGACTTTTTGCTCGAGGAAGTTTTCAAGGAACAATTACAAGTTAAGCCGGTGGAGAAAACCCTGCTTGTTGATTTGCTTTTTGCGGCCAATCTTAGGACAGTCGATGCCATAAAGGGCGTTTTCGAATCTGCTCAAATCAGCATTCACATCAATAAAAAAAATCTTGGGGACATTTCCGACATACTTGAAGCGGCGACGACTGATGGGATACTAACGGCTGACATTATCAAGAAGATTCATGATACTAATCCCGAAATGCTTAAAAAATTGATGACGTATCTAACTAGCAATGTGACAAAGTCAGACGTCGCAGACTTCTTGGGTATCCATCGTAACTCACTTATAAATTATGCCAAGTAA
- a CDS encoding DUF5659 domain-containing protein produces the protein MNTFDTSDYQLAVTLSALGYRLIYVDKSNPARALFQFEHASHIRHDAEAFFQDRLTLNPRTILTNAKLVKGRLHAGI, from the coding sequence ATGAATACATTCGACACATCAGATTATCAACTCGCCGTAACCCTTTCAGCATTAGGGTATCGGCTTATCTATGTTGATAAAAGTAATCCCGCGCGTGCCTTATTTCAATTTGAGCATGCCAGCCATATCAGGCATGACGCCGAGGCATTTTTCCAGGACAGGCTCACCCTGAATCCAAGGACGATATTAACCAATGCCAAGCTTGTGAAAGGCAGGCTTCATGCTGGGATCTAG
- a CDS encoding very short patch repair endonuclease, translating into MADMYTPEKRSDIMSRIRSKETKAEKTVFRYLREQKIYFQKHYTRAPGKPDIALPRKKLAVFIDGDFWHGRTFDKVVLNHAPDSYWVTKITRNMERDYQQRASLEAAGWKVLAVWDSDLNRKRTQTQELERIADFLTS; encoded by the coding sequence ATGGCCGACATGTATACCCCAGAAAAACGTAGCGACATTATGTCCCGCATCCGTTCAAAAGAAACGAAGGCCGAGAAAACGGTATTCCGATATCTACGGGAGCAAAAAATATATTTCCAGAAGCATTACACCAGAGCACCCGGCAAGCCTGATATCGCTCTGCCTCGTAAGAAGCTTGCCGTGTTCATAGACGGAGACTTCTGGCATGGCCGCACATTCGACAAAGTTGTCTTGAATCATGCGCCGGACAGTTACTGGGTCACGAAGATTACTCGCAACATGGAGCGTGACTATCAGCAGCGTGCTTCATTAGAGGCGGCAGGATGGAAGGTGCTGGCGGTATGGGATAGTGACTTGAATCGCAAGCGCACACAAACTCAGGAATTGGAACGAATCGCTGATTTTCTTACAAGTTAG